One segment of Rhodopirellula baltica SH 1 DNA contains the following:
- a CDS encoding DMT family transporter, with the protein MSESAQLVSHRRAVLALVVVNVLWGSSFPFMKALNLLADEHFGVDEHTASGAFRAAASAWMIGLRFTLAFAMFAICCQGVMRRVRWSHFLAGIAIGCLFVVGMVLQVSGLSTIPASRSGFLTSLAVVWTPILATLFEKQRPRPIVLIAAGVSLVGVAILTGLLQWNDGGLSFARDGLGQWKTGDTLTLLAVLFFSGQIVAVDWFGKRLDSLAFTPSMFGTTAVSALLFFALIQPSIPEITASDAASSGWYALTIQPRFYVLIVLLSIFPSLVAFSLMNRFQPSVSPTQASVLYTLEPLMASTWAMFIPGLLSVWCSVQYASETLTFELILGGTILIFANLLALWPAKKAE; encoded by the coding sequence TTGTCAGAATCAGCCCAGTTGGTCTCGCATCGTCGTGCTGTTCTGGCGTTGGTCGTCGTCAACGTTTTGTGGGGATCTTCGTTCCCATTCATGAAAGCGTTGAACCTTCTCGCTGACGAACACTTCGGCGTGGATGAGCACACGGCCTCCGGAGCTTTCCGGGCCGCGGCATCCGCGTGGATGATCGGCTTGCGATTCACGTTGGCATTCGCAATGTTTGCGATCTGTTGCCAGGGCGTGATGAGGCGAGTCCGCTGGTCACACTTCCTGGCCGGAATCGCAATCGGGTGTTTGTTCGTCGTCGGCATGGTGTTGCAGGTTTCCGGACTGTCGACCATTCCCGCGTCTCGCAGTGGGTTCCTGACCAGCCTCGCTGTGGTTTGGACACCCATTCTTGCGACGCTCTTTGAAAAACAACGACCACGACCAATTGTTCTGATCGCCGCAGGAGTTTCCCTGGTTGGTGTGGCGATCCTGACTGGATTGCTGCAGTGGAACGACGGCGGCTTGAGTTTTGCACGCGATGGACTCGGGCAATGGAAAACCGGTGACACGCTCACCCTGCTGGCTGTGCTGTTCTTCAGCGGCCAGATCGTTGCTGTCGACTGGTTTGGCAAGCGGTTGGATTCGCTTGCGTTCACACCTTCCATGTTTGGAACAACCGCCGTGTCAGCGCTGCTGTTCTTTGCGCTGATTCAGCCCAGCATCCCAGAGATTACGGCAAGTGATGCAGCAAGCTCTGGTTGGTACGCATTGACGATCCAACCCAGGTTTTATGTGCTAATCGTGTTGCTTTCGATCTTCCCGTCTTTGGTTGCGTTCTCGCTGATGAATCGGTTTCAACCCAGCGTGTCACCAACGCAAGCATCGGTGCTCTACACCCTGGAACCACTGATGGCGTCCACCTGGGCCATGTTCATTCCTGGATTGCTCAGTGTTTGGTGTTCCGTGCAGTACGCAAGTGAAACGTTGACCTTTGAACTCATACTCGGCGGAACCATCCTGATCTTCGCCAACTTGCTGGCGCTTTGGCCAGCAAAGAAGGCGGAATGA